One genomic region from Lycorma delicatula isolate Av1 chromosome 1, ASM4794821v1, whole genome shotgun sequence encodes:
- the LOC142318375 gene encoding antileukoproteinase-like — MLSWVIRFALLLLFLFGKSTGQLLSCPPATVIDICDYQCNSDNECGGGSLKCCPTACGGTFCVLPVSARRNMNLVKPGFCPEVPKGPWVCANRCTNDGDCVGRAKCCQNRCGALACMLPGSFRGR; from the exons atgttgTCTTGGGTGATTAGATTTGCATTActgcttctttttctttttggaaaaaGTACAGGACAACTGCTTTCATGTCCTCCAGCAACAGTAATTGACATCTGTGATTATCAATGCAATTCAGACAATGAATGTGGTGGAGGTTCCCTGAAGTGCTGTCCAACTGCATGTGGTGGTACATTCTGTGTCCTACCTGTCTCAGCAAGAAGAAACATGAACTTAG TGAAGCCTGGTTTCTGTCCTGAAGTACCAAAAGGTCCTTGGGTGTGTGCTAACAGATGTACAAATGATGGTGACTGTGTGGGCCGTGCAAAATGCTGTCAAAATAGATGTGGAGCATTAGCTTGCATGCTTCCTGGTAGTTTTAGGGGTCGCTAA